In Acidobacteriota bacterium, the genomic stretch AATAAAGGTTTCTACCAAAATACATATAAACGAAAAAATAAAAAGGCATAATTTCTTCTTTAAATACATGTTAAAATCTTTTTCTGAGTTTTATATCAAATCCGAATCTTCCCTCTTCATTCTTCATTCCTATCAAAGAAACATCGTTGGATAATTGAAACTCAGCAAATATAATTTCCTCCTGTTGTGTGGATAAATTTGTTGAATAAATAATGAATAGATCTTTTGAGATTTTCTTCCCGACCGTAAGTCTGAAGGATGGGTTTGATGATGAACCCAATAAAAATGGGTCTATTCTAAACTTATCAACTCCAAACATTTTTTTTGCTCTTGACTTTATCATTTCTGATAGCTCCATAGAAATTAAAGATGCAGTGCCTACCTGAGATTCAATTCTATAAAATGGCCTTCTATATATTTCCCCCAGGGAAACAAGGGCAAGGGTATCCTGCGGAGATAAAGATGGATACGAAACTAATTGAGGAACTGGTTTTGAAGCATTTCCTTTTATAATAAATAATACTCTATAATCTTTAATGAATGCTTCTGACTGGATATCAAGAACAGGATCAATTTTATAAGGATTATTAAAATTTACTCTCCCATTAATTAATCTGAATTTTCTGTCAGCTAAATTCAACTCACCTCTTATCCCTGTAATCTCTCCTGTTAATGATGGATTTTCAGAGGTTCCACTCACTCTCAGAGAAGCTTTTACTTCAACTTTCCCCAAAGAATTTTCCATCCATGCATCTCTATCAGCTTTCATCCTTATGTTTAAATTTATACTTCCCGGATTAAAAGAAGAGGATGGAGAGCCTGATGAAAATACTATTTTCTCTCCAATTTCTCTTTTCCATGATAATTTGTAGAAATATATATCCCCATCAAAAGTAATTATATTCTCCTCTTTTTTTATTTTCATATTAAGGTCAAAAACACCCCTTGCTCTTTCAATTATTGCCATCTGCATATCTTTGCCATTAATGTTTATCTGAGCGGACTTAATTCTCATCCCATCGGGATAGATTTCTCCAAAGCCTGTAACCCTACCATTTCCCATCGTGGCTGAAGAAGATTTTAATTTGATTATATTCCCTTCTTTGGTTAAATATGCTGAATAATTTTTAAAATCATAGGAAAAATAGGGGATAAAGAAACTCTCCCCTTTTAAATTTATATAATACCTTAATTCAGGATTTTTTAGGTTTCCTGAAATCTGCCCGAGTAATTCCATTTCTGAATCTTTAATTTTATAAGGAATAAAAAATTGAAAATCATTCGATGAAAGTCTAAAATCTCCAAATATTTCCTTTTTTAAAACATTTAAAGAAATTACGGATGTCACTGTTGATTCTATTTGAGAATTTTTAAAATTTATCAATACATTTGAATTAATAAGATCTCTGTTGAGAAGAATTTCAGCTCTGATTTTTCCATTTCTGAATTCTTTTTTATTAATCGAAACACCTTCAATCCTTCCTGTAAAAATCACTGGATCTCTCCCCAGCTCACCCTTTCCTTTTAATAAGAAACTTCCCTTCCCTGACAAATCTGGTAAAAATGAAGAAAGTTCTATCGAATCTCCTGAAATATTTAAGGAATAGAAATTATCCTTGAAATTAATCTTTCCATCCCCTTTAATTATTCCGTTACCAGATTTGACATAAACTGAAGAAAAATCGATCAAGTCGTTTTTATAATTAAATTCTCCCGATATCTTATCAATTTTTTTATCGTGAATATAAATATTATCTCCCTTTATTACTGACTCTATCGAAACCTTTCCATTTTCATTTATCATCAGAACCTCTCCTGAAGGACGCCCCTTTAAATCTAACTTTTTCTTATAAATTTTTTCTAAACCTCTCAAATCAATTCTCTGAAAATCAACTCTTAAATAATTTCTTTCTCTCTCCATCTCTGTTTCCCATTTGCCATCTATAAAATCGCCTTGAACAAAACCTTTCATTTTTAACGCTCTCTTTTGCCCTTCCACATCGCCTTTAACCTCACCGAACGATGTATTTAGTGTTTTTACATTTTTAAAATAAAAATTTCCATTAAATTGAGGATTCCATCTTTTCCCGAATATATTAATATTTAGATATCCTTCCCCTGAAACAGATTCTAACTTTGTGTTCACCTTATAATTTTTCTGAACAAAATTGTTTAGACTTTCAAGATCTGTTGTTTCTAAGCTTACTTTTACTGAAAATCCACCATCATAATAAACCTTTCCTTCTCCATTTAACATCAGTGAATTTAACTTTAGATTTTTTGAACTAAAATTTACTTTATTTCTATCAAACTTTAATTTTATATCTCCCTGTAATTCCGCTCCATTCTCACTCTTCTTGAAAAAATTCATTTTACCTTCAAGATTATTTCC encodes the following:
- a CDS encoding translocation/assembly module TamB domain-containing protein, with the protein product MKSYISADKIILNVDIKPLFYKKILVNVEFHRPFLYIYPDFFKTKNKGIKFSFLNFNRILFKDLNLVYLDFENEIRLQNSFCYVRKKDKDFEVNFKSTDHFYLNRKLNIKMRGSLFGSFSGNEKMIKFNNLKFLSDGLSYDLTGNIFNLQHPRIEFSGKGILLKKFFSENLKALPFSGKAQVEIKGTVERQNLNLRGNLIFHPDIIGISKDISLKGDFDITRRGFSEIKFFIEKEGKRRGGGRIYLNKKKLFVDLKKFEIETLSEVLKTEYFDNYTLDFNGLGYGNNLEGKMNFFKKSENGAELQGDIKLKFDRNKVNFSSKNLKLNSLMLNGEGKVYYDGGFSVKVSLETTDLESLNNFVQKNYKVNTKLESVSGEGYLNINIFGKRWNPQFNGNFYFKNVKTLNTSFGEVKGDVEGQKRALKMKGFVQGDFIDGKWETEMERERNYLRVDFQRIDLRGLEKIYKKKLDLKGRPSGEVLMINENGKVSIESVIKGDNIYIHDKKIDKISGEFNYKNDLIDFSSVYVKSGNGIIKGDGKINFKDNFYSLNISGDSIELSSFLPDLSGKGSFLLKGKGELGRDPVIFTGRIEGVSINKKEFRNGKIRAEILLNRDLINSNVLINFKNSQIESTVTSVISLNVLKKEIFGDFRLSSNDFQFFIPYKIKDSEMELLGQISGNLKNPELRYYINLKGESFFIPYFSYDFKNYSAYLTKEGNIIKLKSSSATMGNGRVTGFGEIYPDGMRIKSAQININGKDMQMAIIERARGVFDLNMKIKKEENIITFDGDIYFYKLSWKREIGEKIVFSSGSPSSSFNPGSINLNIRMKADRDAWMENSLGKVEVKASLRVSGTSENPSLTGEITGIRGELNLADRKFRLINGRVNFNNPYKIDPVLDIQSEAFIKDYRVLFIIKGNASKPVPQLVSYPSLSPQDTLALVSLGEIYRRPFYRIESQVGTASLISMELSEMIKSRAKKMFGVDKFRIDPFLLGSSSNPSFRLTVGKKISKDLFIIYSTNLSTQQEEIIFAEFQLSNDVSLIGMKNEEGRFGFDIKLRKRF